The following are encoded together in the Gilvimarinus sp. DA14 genome:
- a CDS encoding beta-propeller domain-containing protein, whose translation MRSILFPALIAGALTACGGSSSSSDTTRPIDPGGPSEPVDYNQLKLSEPSDAPLTLLAGEDFERLVKNGLRLQTGARDEGENGGGTVDFSAGPPEADTGNDNYSDTNVHIEGVGESDVAKYDGQHWFVAYQPSSYNGELPGVQIVSTDPDIPDATIVGTYSFDDPLWGPAYSLYLQKDSGLASHLVAIRSQWGHVEPVLPGWGIEFSAADSAIWPGPRNSELNIEFIDVNQPSAPKLATAISLDGSLIDSRRLGDTLYVITRYDPWLETLQFEEVEGQARSENETALSRVELAELLPRYRQGDLEAPLSDDCYASSETQPEHGFFSMVNITAIDLNAQQVVSSECLSTGVDSMTMSTNALYLTSYDWRQSEPRTIIHKFDLTDSGASYSATGGVPGSIRGDAPYRVNEYEGDLRVVTTRGDWNQPTHHLSILRQSGSGFDAVAELPNSARPDPIGKPGEDIYAVRFAGPTAYVVTFRRVDPLYVLDLSDSADPKVSGELEVPGFATYIHPLNDDYLFTLGQDADNQTGWTQGLKAQLVKVAGGTPELVGEMLIGERGSHSEALYDLRALNFLSVGEGDMRVSFPVSVNSAENGWQYSGLQMLSLQGLDSAEGVMLDQGTLIAEAAGNDRYDYGGGVRRGLLHNDAVYYAHDNHIWYTQWGAADAPSGPIGGEPIACTEEIRYGLNIDVWASEEDADVCAAQVVATEGEYSELLQPKTGHYGAEGCYFYGASERAGTYSITVQLDGYATQTRTGIVVSEDVCHVQPRWSSIELHTVSGQ comes from the coding sequence ATGCGCTCAATACTCTTTCCCGCACTCATTGCCGGGGCTTTAACGGCCTGCGGTGGCTCGTCATCCAGCTCGGATACCACTAGACCTATTGATCCGGGTGGCCCTAGTGAGCCCGTCGACTATAACCAACTCAAACTCAGCGAGCCCAGCGATGCGCCTTTGACGCTATTAGCGGGTGAAGATTTTGAACGCTTGGTGAAAAATGGTCTGCGATTGCAGACCGGCGCGAGGGACGAGGGCGAGAACGGGGGCGGCACGGTGGACTTCTCCGCCGGCCCCCCTGAGGCGGATACGGGCAACGATAATTACTCTGATACCAATGTCCATATTGAGGGGGTAGGCGAGTCCGACGTCGCCAAGTATGACGGCCAGCACTGGTTTGTCGCTTATCAGCCCAGCAGTTACAACGGCGAGTTGCCAGGTGTGCAAATTGTCTCAACCGACCCGGACATTCCCGATGCGACCATCGTTGGAACCTACAGTTTTGATGACCCTTTGTGGGGCCCGGCTTACTCGCTTTATTTGCAAAAGGACAGTGGGCTTGCCTCGCACTTGGTGGCTATTCGCAGCCAGTGGGGACACGTTGAGCCAGTGCTGCCCGGCTGGGGTATCGAGTTTTCAGCCGCGGATAGCGCTATTTGGCCCGGCCCCAGAAACAGTGAGTTAAACATTGAGTTTATCGATGTCAATCAGCCCTCAGCGCCTAAGCTTGCGACCGCTATCTCTTTAGATGGTTCTTTAATCGACAGCCGTCGTCTCGGGGACACCCTTTATGTGATTACCCGTTATGACCCCTGGCTGGAAACCCTGCAATTTGAAGAGGTGGAAGGTCAAGCTCGCAGCGAAAACGAGACCGCTTTAAGCCGTGTTGAACTTGCCGAGCTTCTGCCCCGGTACCGACAGGGCGATTTGGAAGCTCCGTTAAGTGACGATTGTTATGCCTCCAGTGAGACCCAACCCGAGCACGGCTTCTTTTCCATGGTGAATATTACCGCCATTGATTTGAACGCTCAGCAGGTCGTGTCCAGTGAATGCTTGAGTACCGGCGTTGATTCCATGACCATGAGCACTAACGCACTCTACTTAACGTCTTATGACTGGCGCCAGAGTGAACCCCGCACCATCATCCACAAGTTTGATTTAACCGATTCCGGCGCCAGCTACAGCGCCACTGGCGGTGTGCCAGGCAGTATTCGCGGCGACGCGCCTTATCGGGTTAATGAATACGAAGGCGACCTGCGGGTGGTGACCACGCGGGGCGACTGGAATCAGCCAACGCACCACCTCAGCATATTGCGCCAGTCGGGCTCGGGTTTTGACGCAGTGGCGGAGTTACCTAACAGCGCTCGCCCCGATCCTATCGGCAAGCCGGGGGAAGATATTTATGCCGTGCGTTTTGCCGGCCCCACCGCCTATGTGGTGACCTTTCGGCGTGTTGATCCGCTCTATGTGCTGGATTTGTCTGACAGCGCCGACCCCAAAGTCAGCGGCGAGTTAGAAGTGCCGGGTTTTGCGACTTATATTCATCCGCTTAACGATGACTATCTGTTTACCCTGGGGCAGGACGCCGATAACCAGACCGGCTGGACCCAAGGGCTCAAGGCGCAGTTGGTGAAGGTGGCCGGTGGCACCCCCGAGCTTGTGGGCGAAATGCTAATCGGCGAGCGCGGCAGCCATAGCGAAGCCCTATACGACTTGCGCGCGCTTAACTTCTTGTCGGTAGGTGAGGGTGATATGCGAGTTTCTTTTCCGGTCAGCGTAAACAGCGCGGAGAATGGCTGGCAGTACAGTGGCTTGCAGATGTTGTCTTTGCAAGGCTTGGATAGCGCCGAGGGTGTGATGCTGGATCAGGGCACCTTAATTGCCGAGGCGGCGGGTAATGACCGATATGATTACGGCGGCGGGGTGAGGCGCGGACTCTTACACAATGATGCCGTTTACTATGCCCACGATAATCATATTTGGTATACCCAATGGGGCGCGGCCGATGCACCCAGTGGCCCCATTGGCGGCGAGCCCATTGCCTGCACTGAAGAGATCCGCTATGGCTTAAATATCGATGTCTGGGCAAGTGAAGAGGACGCCGACGTGTGCGCCGCCCAAGTGGTAGCCACCGAAGGTGAATACTCTGAGCTTCTGCAGCCCAAAACCGGCCACTACGGAGCGGAGGGCTGCTATTTTTACGGTGCCTCCGAGCGAGCCGGGACCTATTCTATAACCGTCCAGCTGGACGGTTATGCCACCCAGACTCGGACGGGCATTGTGGTGTCCGAGGATGTCTGCCATGTGCAGCCACGTTGGTCGTCGATTGAATTGCACACCGTCAGCGGTCAATAG
- the msrP gene encoding protein-methionine-sulfoxide reductase catalytic subunit MsrP, translating to MLIKSPSDIKESDITPESVYRERRRFMQLAMGAGALAASPFARSKPGFVTESAVSEGPDWLERQIAGAEAYEKQVNDKLTPYEHVTSYNNFYEFGYDKSDPAQHSGSLKPYPWTVEIAGHAEKTGRINLEDLLAKVSLQERVYRLRCVEAWSMVIPWVGFELGELLKQFKPTSRAKYVAFTTLLDKKQMPEQASRFSTIDWPYREGLRMDEAMHPLTILAVGLYGKVLPNQNGAPLRLVVPWKYGFKSIKSIVKIEFTEKEPATSWNVSAPNEYGFYANVNPKVDHPRWSQATERRLPSGLFSPNIIDTQMFNGYGDEVAQLYSGMDLKKYY from the coding sequence ATGTTAATTAAATCGCCATCCGATATTAAAGAAAGTGACATTACGCCCGAGTCCGTTTACCGCGAGAGACGGCGCTTTATGCAGTTAGCAATGGGGGCGGGCGCTCTTGCAGCGAGTCCTTTTGCACGCAGTAAACCCGGGTTTGTTACCGAGTCTGCGGTGAGCGAGGGGCCTGACTGGCTAGAGCGCCAGATCGCAGGTGCCGAGGCATACGAAAAACAGGTGAACGACAAGCTCACGCCTTACGAACACGTTACCAGCTACAACAACTTTTACGAGTTTGGCTACGATAAATCGGACCCGGCTCAGCACAGTGGCAGCCTTAAGCCGTATCCGTGGACGGTAGAAATTGCCGGTCATGCGGAGAAAACCGGGCGCATTAACCTGGAAGACTTACTCGCTAAAGTCAGCTTGCAAGAGCGCGTGTACCGGCTGCGCTGTGTTGAAGCCTGGTCTATGGTCATCCCCTGGGTCGGTTTCGAGCTGGGTGAATTGCTCAAGCAGTTTAAGCCCACCAGCCGCGCCAAGTATGTGGCCTTTACGACATTGTTGGATAAAAAGCAGATGCCGGAGCAGGCCAGCCGCTTTAGCACCATTGATTGGCCCTACCGCGAGGGGCTGCGTATGGATGAGGCTATGCACCCGCTCACTATTTTGGCCGTGGGGTTATACGGCAAGGTACTGCCCAATCAAAACGGTGCGCCATTACGCTTAGTCGTACCTTGGAAGTACGGCTTTAAAAGCATTAAGTCCATCGTCAAAATCGAATTTACCGAAAAAGAGCCCGCCACCAGCTGGAACGTGAGCGCTCCCAACGAGTACGGCTTTTACGCCAATGTGAATCCCAAGGTCGATCATCCGCGTTGGTCCCAGGCTACCGAGCGGCGCCTTCCCAGCGGCTTGTTTAGCCCCAATATTATCGATACCCAGATGTTTAACGGGTATGGGGATGAAGTGGCGCAGCTTTATAGTGGGATGGATTTGAAGAAATATTATTGA
- a CDS encoding VOC family protein — translation MQSLTPYVFYNGDCRAAFEFYRDILQTPIDAIMTYGEAPGGSPVADDYKNKIMHASMKIGASTLMASDAPPGNYQKPQGVSICLQTDTAAEAETLYGALSAGGDIQMPIEKTFWAERFGAFTDKFGIKWMINCDPVE, via the coding sequence ATGCAAAGCCTAACCCCCTATGTTTTTTATAACGGTGATTGTCGCGCTGCGTTTGAGTTTTATCGCGATATTCTGCAAACCCCCATCGACGCCATAATGACCTATGGCGAGGCACCAGGCGGATCGCCTGTCGCCGATGACTACAAAAATAAAATTATGCACGCCAGTATGAAGATAGGCGCCTCGACGCTTATGGCCTCGGACGCACCTCCCGGTAACTATCAAAAACCCCAAGGGGTATCCATTTGCCTGCAAACCGATACCGCCGCTGAGGCCGAAACACTCTATGGGGCATTAAGTGCAGGCGGCGATATTCAAATGCCGATAGAAAAAACATTCTGGGCCGAACGCTTCGGCGCTTTTACCGACAAGTTTGGCATTAAATGGATGATCAACTGCGACCCGGTTGAATAA
- a CDS encoding cupin domain-containing protein, translating to MPNTINISDLQPQPLPPGMAPEGEACDKYNATIAYIGPQLGAQKLGYNLTVVAPGKRAFPFHSHRVNEEMFFILEGDGQLRLGDTLQTIKAGDIIACPAGGPETAHQIINTGAEPLRFLAVSTRLTPELAEYPDSGKFGVMAQYGGADGKPEMFLHVGKREQNLPYWD from the coding sequence ATGCCAAACACCATTAATATTTCGGACTTGCAACCCCAGCCTTTGCCGCCGGGCATGGCGCCCGAGGGGGAGGCCTGCGATAAATACAATGCCACCATTGCTTATATTGGCCCGCAATTGGGCGCGCAAAAACTGGGTTATAACCTCACCGTAGTGGCTCCGGGCAAGCGCGCCTTCCCCTTTCACAGCCATCGGGTGAATGAGGAGATGTTTTTTATATTGGAGGGGGACGGACAGCTGCGCCTTGGCGATACGCTCCAGACGATTAAAGCGGGGGATATCATAGCTTGTCCCGCCGGCGGGCCGGAAACGGCCCATCAGATAATCAATACTGGCGCAGAACCTCTGCGGTTCTTGGCCGTAAGCACTCGCTTAACCCCCGAGTTAGCCGAATATCCCGACAGTGGTAAGTTCGGTGTTATGGCGCAATACGGAGGTGCGGACGGCAAACCGGAAATGTTTTTACACGTCGGCAAGCGAGAGCAAAATTTGCCGTACTGGGACTGA
- a CDS encoding RNA polymerase sigma factor, protein METTIAQIYQQHSRQVLATLIRLLRDFDLAEEALHDAFTNALLQWPTEGIPDNPTAWLVSTGRFKAIDKLRKYNREAPLPADIIELEAQQEHPEQLHLADDRLRLIFTCCHPSLNAEAATALTLREICDLSTEEIASAYLSKPATIAQRIVRAKRKIQTAGIPYEVPGKQDLPERLPRVLQVVYLIFNEGYHASGGDNLLCKQLAEEAIRLGRLIADLLPEPEVLGLLALMLLQHSRRDARSDARGDIVLLQDQDRELWHQSDIAEALALVPRALVGPTTGPYALQAAIAALHAEASSPEATDWQEIHGLYHALYARTPTPVVALNLAVAQAMAADAEQALLAITQLAAGELKNYCPAHAARAELLHRLGRPREAAVSYRQALALSGQAPEQRYIQKRLRECEKI, encoded by the coding sequence ATGGAAACCACCATCGCGCAAATTTATCAACAGCACTCCAGGCAGGTGCTGGCAACCTTAATTCGGTTATTGCGGGACTTTGATCTAGCCGAAGAGGCGCTGCACGACGCATTCACCAACGCCCTGCTGCAGTGGCCGACAGAGGGCATCCCCGACAACCCAACCGCCTGGCTGGTTTCTACCGGGCGCTTTAAGGCCATCGACAAACTGCGCAAATACAACCGCGAAGCGCCTTTACCGGCAGACATTATCGAGCTCGAAGCGCAACAAGAGCACCCCGAGCAACTGCACCTGGCGGATGACCGTCTACGGCTGATATTTACCTGCTGCCACCCAAGCCTTAATGCCGAGGCGGCTACCGCCCTAACTTTGCGCGAAATATGCGACCTATCCACCGAAGAAATTGCCAGCGCCTACCTGAGCAAACCCGCCACCATCGCCCAGCGCATTGTGCGCGCCAAGCGCAAAATACAAACAGCGGGCATTCCCTACGAAGTACCGGGTAAACAAGACTTGCCCGAGCGCTTGCCCCGGGTGCTACAGGTGGTTTATCTGATTTTTAATGAGGGCTATCACGCCAGCGGCGGCGATAACCTTCTGTGCAAACAACTGGCAGAGGAAGCCATTCGCCTGGGGCGGCTGATAGCGGACTTACTGCCCGAACCCGAGGTACTTGGCCTTTTAGCGCTGATGCTACTGCAACACAGCCGCCGCGACGCCCGCAGCGATGCGCGCGGAGATATTGTCTTACTCCAGGACCAAGACCGCGAGCTATGGCACCAAAGCGACATTGCCGAGGCTCTCGCTTTAGTACCCCGTGCTCTGGTTGGCCCAACCACTGGCCCCTACGCATTACAGGCGGCCATAGCGGCGCTGCATGCCGAGGCCAGCAGCCCCGAGGCTACCGACTGGCAAGAAATACATGGCCTGTATCACGCGTTGTACGCGCGCACCCCTACCCCGGTGGTAGCCCTGAACTTGGCGGTAGCACAGGCCATGGCCGCAGACGCAGAGCAAGCCCTGCTGGCGATTACCCAGTTGGCCGCGGGCGAACTAAAAAACTACTGCCCTGCACACGCCGCCCGCGCGGAATTACTGCATCGCTTAGGCCGCCCACGCGAGGCGGCGGTCAGTTATCGCCAAGCTCTGGCACTGTCTGGCCAGGCGCCGGAGCAGCGCTATATTCAAAAACGGTTGCGCGAGTGCGAAAAAATTTAA
- a CDS encoding VOC family protein, which translates to MPDKIFVNFPVKSLPTSIEFFRGLGFDFDPQFTDDKATCMIVGDNIYVMLLTDSYFKTFTPKQLCNTRDQIETLVALSCASREEVDHLMERGIALGGREPRAAMDHGFMFQRTLEDLDGHTWELFYMDPEHLQKQ; encoded by the coding sequence ATGCCCGATAAAATTTTTGTTAACTTCCCGGTCAAAAGCCTGCCCACCAGCATCGAGTTTTTTCGCGGCCTGGGCTTCGATTTCGACCCGCAGTTTACCGACGACAAAGCCACCTGCATGATTGTCGGTGACAATATTTATGTGATGCTACTGACCGACAGCTATTTTAAAACCTTCACCCCTAAACAACTGTGCAATACCCGCGACCAGATAGAAACACTGGTGGCGCTTTCCTGCGCGAGCCGTGAGGAAGTGGATCATTTAATGGAGCGAGGCATTGCGCTGGGTGGGCGAGAGCCGCGCGCTGCCATGGATCACGGCTTTATGTTCCAGCGCACCCTGGAGGATTTAGACGGCCACACCTGGGAGCTGTTTTATATGGACCCTGAACATCTGCAAAAACAATAG
- a CDS encoding NfeD family protein translates to MGEWLQTGLAPWIWIVFGIALSALEILLPSFFMLWLGVSAIVVGLVTWLVPLSLALQLLLWIVLSFLSLLAWFKWIAPRMKDKTLSGMAMEKAVGQIGTVLNYTVSTQRGILRFPAPVLGEDEWRFICTSDLQPGDRVIVMDFSGNDLIVKPKA, encoded by the coding sequence ATGGGTGAATGGCTGCAAACCGGGCTCGCGCCCTGGATCTGGATTGTTTTCGGTATCGCCCTGTCGGCGTTAGAAATTCTCTTACCCAGCTTCTTTATGCTCTGGCTTGGTGTCAGTGCCATTGTGGTGGGGCTGGTCACATGGCTGGTGCCGCTATCTCTGGCGTTACAGTTATTACTTTGGATCGTCTTGTCGTTTCTCTCGCTACTGGCCTGGTTTAAATGGATCGCGCCGCGCATGAAAGACAAAACCCTCTCGGGCATGGCCATGGAAAAAGCCGTAGGCCAGATCGGCACCGTGCTTAATTACACCGTCTCCACTCAACGCGGCATTCTGCGCTTTCCTGCACCAGTGCTAGGCGAAGATGAATGGCGTTTTATTTGTACTAGCGACTTGCAGCCGGGCGATCGCGTCATAGTGATGGACTTTTCCGGCAACGATCTAATCGTTAAACCGAAAGCATAA
- a CDS encoding YciI family protein, translated as MKYLCLVYSDEQDLHGLPDSPEDRECAAYAQSLADSGHLVAGEALQSVNSATTVRVRGGEVHITDGPFAETKEQLAGFYMIEAKDLNEALRIAQGIPPARVGSIEVRPVRQLQVD; from the coding sequence ATGAAATACCTCTGCCTGGTATACAGCGATGAGCAAGACCTGCACGGTCTGCCCGATAGCCCTGAAGATCGCGAATGCGCCGCCTACGCCCAATCGCTAGCCGATAGCGGGCATTTAGTCGCGGGCGAAGCCCTGCAAAGTGTCAACAGCGCGACCACCGTGCGTGTGCGTGGCGGTGAAGTGCACATCACCGATGGCCCCTTCGCCGAAACCAAAGAGCAGCTAGCGGGCTTTTATATGATTGAGGCCAAAGATTTAAACGAAGCCCTACGCATCGCCCAGGGCATTCCTCCCGCCCGGGTGGGCAGTATAGAAGTGCGCCCCGTGCGCCAACTGCAAGTTGATTAA
- a CDS encoding SPFH domain-containing protein, with protein METTLITVAAIVVLALVVITRGVRIVPQGRKDVVQRLGRYHTTLNPGLNLIIPFFDTVAYKVTTKDIVLDIPSQDVITQDNAVIIANAVAYINIVSPEKSVYGVENYIIAIQNLIQTSLRSIIGEMALDSALSSRDQIKAKLKASISDDIADWGIVLKTVEIQDINPSTTMQQAMEEQAAAERQRRAAVTKAEGEKQAAILEADGRLEASKRDGEAKIVLANASAKSIQLVTDSVKGGDELPVMYLLGEKYIESIGELSTSDNSKTVVYPADLANAFKGMFGK; from the coding sequence ATGGAAACAACATTAATTACGGTGGCAGCCATCGTTGTTTTGGCATTGGTGGTGATTACCCGCGGCGTACGCATCGTACCTCAGGGGCGCAAAGACGTTGTACAGCGTTTGGGGCGTTACCACACTACGCTCAACCCGGGGTTAAATCTGATTATTCCGTTTTTTGACACAGTTGCCTACAAAGTTACTACTAAAGATATCGTGTTGGATATTCCCTCGCAGGATGTGATTACCCAGGACAATGCGGTGATTATCGCCAACGCCGTGGCTTATATAAATATTGTCAGCCCCGAAAAATCTGTTTATGGGGTCGAGAATTACATTATCGCTATTCAGAACCTGATTCAGACATCTCTGCGTTCCATTATCGGTGAGATGGCGCTGGATTCGGCGCTGTCCTCGCGGGATCAAATTAAAGCAAAATTAAAAGCCTCTATCTCCGACGATATCGCCGACTGGGGTATTGTTCTGAAGACCGTGGAAATTCAGGATATTAACCCATCGACGACCATGCAGCAGGCCATGGAAGAGCAGGCCGCGGCCGAACGCCAGCGCCGCGCCGCCGTAACCAAAGCTGAAGGTGAGAAACAAGCCGCGATTTTAGAAGCGGACGGCCGGCTTGAAGCATCAAAGCGCGATGGTGAAGCGAAAATTGTATTGGCCAATGCCTCGGCAAAATCGATTCAGCTGGTGACCGATTCGGTAAAAGGGGGCGATGAGTTGCCTGTTATGTATTTGCTTGGCGAGAAGTACATAGAATCCATCGGGGAGCTCTCGACCTCGGATAACAGCAAGACGGTGGTTTACCCGGCCGATTTGGCAAACGCCTTTAAGGGAATGTTTGGCAAGTAA
- a CDS encoding sulfite oxidase heme-binding subunit YedZ yields the protein MPVVARRLVIFVLSMMPFLWLVYRTATQQLGADPAKTIVLFTGEWTIYFLFITLSVSPLVKLAKCRWLMVHRRMLGLFALFYALCHVAAYLTFILGLDLSRFFSEMVKRPYITAGMPAVLILIALGVTSTKRMMRRLGKNWVKLHRLVYVALLLGWVHVLWQVRSSYFEAVIYGLITLTLLGMRVYWFCKRRSAHSKA from the coding sequence ATGCCGGTTGTGGCACGTAGATTGGTCATTTTCGTACTTTCGATGATGCCGTTTCTCTGGCTTGTCTATCGCACTGCGACGCAGCAGTTGGGAGCGGACCCGGCGAAAACGATTGTTCTGTTTACCGGCGAGTGGACGATTTACTTTTTGTTTATCACTCTGTCAGTCAGCCCGTTGGTTAAGTTGGCAAAGTGTCGTTGGCTGATGGTGCACCGGCGTATGCTAGGTTTGTTTGCGCTCTTTTACGCGCTTTGTCATGTGGCGGCTTATTTAACGTTTATTCTCGGGTTGGATTTGTCCCGCTTTTTCTCTGAAATGGTCAAACGCCCTTATATCACTGCGGGCATGCCGGCGGTGCTGATTTTAATTGCACTGGGAGTCACCTCCACCAAGAGGATGATGCGACGGCTAGGTAAGAACTGGGTTAAGTTGCATCGCTTGGTTTATGTAGCACTTCTTCTCGGTTGGGTGCATGTGCTCTGGCAGGTTCGTTCCAGCTATTTTGAAGCGGTAATTTACGGCTTGATTACTCTGACATTGCTGGGCATGCGCGTTTATTGGTTTTGCAAGCGGCGCAGTGCTCACTCAAAGGCCTGA